AGAAGTCAGCGGTCAGCGCAAAGTCCGCGCGATCCGTCGCCTTGAAGTCGTAGAAGCATTCCGCAAATCCGGCAACAAACCGTCCTGGATGATCCTCGACGTCGTACCTGTCATCCCGCCGGAACTCCGTCCGATGGTACAGCTCGACGGCGGCCGCTTCGCAACAAGCGACCTCAACGACCTCTATCGCCGCGTCATCAACCGTAACAACCGCTTAAAACGCCTTCTCGATCTTGGTGCACCGGACATCATCGTCCGCAACGAAAAACGTATGCTCCAAGAAGCAGTCGATGCCCTCATCGACAACGGCCGCCGTGGCCGCCCTGTAACGGGCCCGGGCAACCGTCCGCTCAAATCCCTCAGCGACATGCTCAAAGGGAAACAGGGTCGTTTCCGTCAGAACCTCCTCGGTAAACGCGTCGACTACTCCGGTCGTTCCGTTATCGTCGTAGGCCCTGAACTCAAACTCCACCAGTGCGGTCTTCCGAAAGAAATGGCCATCGAACTTTTCAAACCGTTCGTAATGAAAAAACTCGTCAACGACGGTTATGCACACAACATCAAAAGCGCAAAACGCATGGTAGAACGCGTACGCCCTGAAGTTTGGGACGTACTCGAAGAAGTCATCAAAGAGCATCCGGTACTTTTGAACCGTGCCCCGACGCTTCACAGACTCGGTATCCAGGCATTCGAACCTGTCCTCACCGAAGGTCGTGCACTCAAACTCCATCCGCTCGTATGTACGGCATACAACGCCGACTTCGACGGTGACCAGATGGCTATCCATCTCCCGCTCTCCGCTGAAGCACAAGCAGAAGCACGCATCCTCATGCTCGCTGCCAACCATATCCTCTCCACAAAAGACGGTAAACCTGTCGTTGTACCGACGCAGGATATGGTCCTCGGTGCCTACTACCTCACCATCGTTCGTCCGAACGCACTCGGTGAAGGCAAAGTATTCACGGGCATCAACGAAGCACTTCTTGCTTACCAGCACAAAGAACTCTCCCTCCAGGCAGAGATCAAAGTGCGCATAGAAGGCTACGGCCTTGTCAAAACGACGCTCGGCCGCATGATCTTCAACGAACAGCTCCCGGAAGAGATCCGTTACTATCAGCAAGATGAAGAAACCGGCGAATGGTCGCTCGGTATCCTCATGGATAAAAAACAACTCGGTAAACTCGTTGAACGCTGCTACAGCGTATTCGGCGACTCCATCACAGCAGACGTACTCGACGCTGTGAAAAAACTCGGCTACCACCACGCTTGTATGGCAGGTATCACCATCGCCGTTGCGGATATCAAAATTCCGCAAGAGAAAAAAGAAATTCTCGCCGCAACAGAAGCGCAAGTCGACAAAGTCGACAAACAATTCCGCCGCGGTCTTATCACCGAAGATGAACGTTACCGCAAAACCATCAACATGTGGACAAAAGCAACAGACGACATCACGAAAGCAATGATGGCAAACCTCGACCGCTTCAACCCGGTATTCATGATGGCCAACTCCGGTGCCCGCGGTAACATCCAGCAGATCCGTCAGCTCGCAGGTATGCGCGGTCTTATGGCAGACCCGTCCGGTCGAATCATCGACTTGCCGATCAAAGCAAACTTCCGTGAAGGTCTTACCGTACTCGAATACTTCATCTCCACACACGGTGCTCGTAAAGGTCTTGCCGATACAGCACTCCGTACAGCAGACTCCGGTTACCTCACTCGTCGTCTTGTAGACGTCGCACAAGACGTCATCGTACGCGAAGACGACTGTGACATCGTAGGCATCAACCTCGTCCGCGAAAGAGCAAAACTCGCACAGTCGAGCCAGAGCGCTATCGCCTGCCTCAAAGACAGCCTTATCGGCCGCGTCGTAGCAGAAGACATCGTTGACCCGCAGACCGAAGAAGTCCTCGTTGCACAAGACTGTGTACTCGATGAAGAAAACCTCGACATCATCGGTGCGCACAACGTACCGTCTATCCTCGTACGCGGCACAGCAGAAGCACTCGCAGAAGAGATCAGCAACTCCGCTGTCAGCGAACTCATCGTACTCGGTGCGCCTGAAGAAAGCGTAAGAAGAGCCCTCAAACAGTCCATGATCGACGAAATGCTCGGCAAAAACGTAGTAGACGCCATCATCGACGAAAACGGCAACGAACTCCTCGCAGCAGGCATGCCGCTCACCGAAGAAG
This window of the Selenomonadales bacterium genome carries:
- the rpoC gene encoding DNA-directed RNA polymerase subunit beta', producing the protein MLDVNNFDSMRIGLASPEQIMAWSHGEVKKPETINYRTLKPEKDGLFCERIFGPTRDWECHCGKYKRIRYKGIVCDRCGVEVTRSKVRRDRMGHIELAAPVSHIWYFKGIPSRMGLILDVSPRALEKVLYFASYIVLDPGETPLMRKQLLTENEYREYRDKYGSSFKVGMGAEAIKTLLEELDLEKLNQELRKELKEVSGQRKVRAIRRLEVVEAFRKSGNKPSWMILDVVPVIPPELRPMVQLDGGRFATSDLNDLYRRVINRNNRLKRLLDLGAPDIIVRNEKRMLQEAVDALIDNGRRGRPVTGPGNRPLKSLSDMLKGKQGRFRQNLLGKRVDYSGRSVIVVGPELKLHQCGLPKEMAIELFKPFVMKKLVNDGYAHNIKSAKRMVERVRPEVWDVLEEVIKEHPVLLNRAPTLHRLGIQAFEPVLTEGRALKLHPLVCTAYNADFDGDQMAIHLPLSAEAQAEARILMLAANHILSTKDGKPVVVPTQDMVLGAYYLTIVRPNALGEGKVFTGINEALLAYQHKELSLQAEIKVRIEGYGLVKTTLGRMIFNEQLPEEIRYYQQDEETGEWSLGILMDKKQLGKLVERCYSVFGDSITADVLDAVKKLGYHHACMAGITIAVADIKIPQEKKEILAATEAQVDKVDKQFRRGLITEDERYRKTINMWTKATDDITKAMMANLDRFNPVFMMANSGARGNIQQIRQLAGMRGLMADPSGRIIDLPIKANFREGLTVLEYFISTHGARKGLADTALRTADSGYLTRRLVDVAQDVIVREDDCDIVGINLVRERAKLAQSSQSAIACLKDSLIGRVVAEDIVDPQTEEVLVAQDCVLDEENLDIIGAHNVPSILVRGTAEALAEEISNSAVSELIVLGAPEESVRRALKQSMIDEMLGKNVVDAIIDENGNELLAAGMPLTEEVIEQVLSSEVKEVKVHNNDIRGIEVEAIMEGAAVIEKLQDRIAGRVLAEDVVDPETGELILGINQHIDEKMADKIAAVRKTVKIRSALTCRSKYGVCRKCYGRDLATGQTVDVGEAVGIIAAQSIGEPGTQLTMRTFHTGGVAGDDITQGLPRVEELFEARKPKRQAIISEIAGKVEIREEKGNYKVAVIPEEGEEHVYVIPYGARLVVQDGQFLELGGRMTEGSVNPHDILRICGLQATQRYLVYEVQKVYKSQGVEINDKHIEVMVRQMLHKVKIEEAGDSDFLPGDYVDRNTLEDVITKIERNGGEVPQVRPILLGITKASLATDSFLSAASFQETT